A window from Pyrococcus yayanosii CH1 encodes these proteins:
- a CDS encoding Nre family DNA repair protein, with translation MMRFNSKLCALCKGRKLLCGRPTCPILERFMAAQKVAKFVDRTDIFGSSPPSVFVGEFGYPRVKIGPLVPPVEGNTRHLDDPLRWEGRSVRDILYYRSLLVMGEMRADVDVRKSGRVLGEIQELAMSIKPVDSEVLLKRRPILKVLPSEFAPPLGPRAEMLRFELAENPKIPRKTDRVVEDELKASDAILRLYEWGFDEYYIVRLLSVGLLGLRPRLVPTRWSITAVQDTIGNFLRRKVLDYPEISHYELYFAEFLGNRYAVLLIPGRYSFELLEVWLKGSLFGSAEPEVLHDYENFRGIKGYAEETTGAYYAARLSVLEALDKRKRQAKILVFREITPAYYAPVGVWQIRVGIRKALENPVGRFETLNEALREVGRFLEHPLERYLAKSWLLKQRAQRRLDEFFGGARS, from the coding sequence ATGATGAGGTTCAACTCGAAGCTCTGTGCCCTCTGCAAGGGGAGAAAGCTACTCTGCGGCAGGCCTACATGCCCAATACTCGAAAGGTTCATGGCTGCTCAGAAGGTTGCTAAATTCGTGGACAGAACCGACATCTTCGGTTCGTCACCACCAAGTGTCTTCGTCGGCGAATTCGGCTATCCTAGGGTTAAAATAGGCCCTCTCGTTCCGCCGGTAGAGGGAAACACGAGGCACCTTGACGACCCCCTTCGATGGGAGGGCAGGAGCGTAAGGGATATCCTCTACTATCGTTCCCTCCTCGTTATGGGAGAGATGCGAGCCGATGTGGACGTGAGGAAGAGCGGCAGAGTGCTGGGGGAAATTCAAGAGCTCGCAATGTCTATCAAACCAGTTGACAGCGAAGTGTTGCTGAAGAGAAGGCCCATCTTGAAGGTGCTCCCGAGTGAATTCGCGCCTCCCCTTGGCCCCCGGGCCGAGATGCTAAGATTCGAGCTCGCTGAAAATCCCAAAATACCTAGGAAGACCGACAGGGTGGTTGAAGACGAGCTGAAGGCCTCGGATGCAATCCTGCGCCTCTACGAATGGGGTTTTGATGAGTACTACATAGTCCGCCTCCTTTCGGTCGGCCTCCTCGGACTCAGGCCAAGGCTTGTACCAACGAGATGGAGCATAACGGCCGTTCAGGACACCATAGGGAACTTCCTAAGGAGGAAAGTTCTCGATTATCCTGAAATCTCCCATTATGAGCTCTATTTCGCCGAGTTTCTGGGCAACAGGTACGCTGTCCTTCTGATACCCGGTCGGTACTCCTTTGAGCTACTCGAGGTGTGGCTTAAGGGGTCCCTCTTCGGGAGCGCTGAACCGGAGGTACTCCACGACTACGAGAACTTCCGCGGGATTAAGGGCTACGCTGAGGAGACTACCGGTGCCTACTATGCGGCCCGTCTAAGCGTTCTCGAGGCCCTTGATAAAAGGAAGAGGCAGGCAAAAATCCTCGTGTTCAGGGAGATTACCCCCGCCTACTACGCCCCCGTCGGAGTATGGCAGATTAGGGTCGGGATAAGAAAGGCCCTCGAGAATCCGGTTGGAAGGTTTGAGACCCTTAATGAAGCCCTGAGGGAGGTTGGGAGGTTCTTAGAGCACCCTCTCGAGCGTTATCTCGCCAAGAGCTGGCTCCTGAAGCAGAGGGCCCAGAGGAGGCTTGATGAGTTCTTCGGGGGAGCCCGGTCATGA
- a CDS encoding signal recognition particle protein Srp19, giving the protein MARFIVWASEIDARLSKKYGRVVPKSVAVESPQISEIVEAAEALGFKVLKVEEDKLNPRLSGLDEDLRAPGRAIIESPHGKGKTLKLIAQKVREFRKRSYRGGKRRR; this is encoded by the coding sequence GTGGCAAGGTTCATCGTGTGGGCTAGCGAGATCGATGCTCGGCTTTCGAAAAAGTACGGTAGGGTTGTGCCAAAGTCAGTGGCCGTTGAATCACCTCAGATATCCGAGATCGTTGAGGCTGCGGAGGCGTTAGGCTTCAAGGTGCTGAAGGTAGAGGAGGACAAGCTGAACCCAAGACTCTCGGGACTTGATGAGGACCTCAGGGCTCCGGGCAGGGCGATCATTGAAAGCCCCCACGGAAAGGGCAAGACCTTAAAACTAATAGCCCAGAAGGTTCGAGAGTTCAGGAAGAGGAGCTACAGGGGCGGGAAGAGAAGGAGGTAG
- a CDS encoding cation:proton antiporter, giving the protein MDVFLELALILIVAKVFGYISVRFGFPAALGQLMGGIVIGPSILNLVSYDEEVRLLADLGVVILLFLAGLETDIDEFKHVGIPAFFVAVLGVLIPFTFGYLGALAWGYPRVQALFLGGILTATSVGLTTSILMEMKKLRTRVGTTILAAAVVDDVLGIIVLTILVGINTRGTVYMEDLILIIVEAALFFLLGLLLGTPAVRRILEASKRITLPETVTAMAVAIMLIFASIAEHFKIAGITGAYLAGILIGASGEARKITDKMVTIGYSLFIPIFLVSIGIESDVRVLTHAGTFAILYAFLGIAGKVVGCGIGALAMKFTPIEALQIGMGMIPRMEVALIMANVALREGAFDRGTFAIPVTMVIITTIVTPFLLKCVFTRE; this is encoded by the coding sequence ATGGATGTATTCCTAGAGCTCGCCCTGATCCTTATAGTCGCCAAAGTGTTCGGCTACATCTCCGTCCGCTTCGGATTTCCTGCGGCGTTGGGCCAGCTCATGGGTGGTATCGTCATTGGCCCTTCAATCCTCAACCTAGTATCCTACGACGAAGAGGTAAGACTGCTCGCCGACCTTGGCGTGGTCATACTTTTATTCCTTGCCGGGCTTGAAACTGACATCGATGAGTTCAAGCATGTGGGAATTCCAGCCTTCTTCGTGGCTGTCTTAGGGGTCTTGATACCTTTCACTTTCGGATACCTCGGGGCCCTAGCCTGGGGGTATCCCAGAGTCCAAGCTCTTTTCTTAGGTGGCATTCTCACGGCCACAAGCGTTGGCCTCACCACCAGCATCCTCATGGAAATGAAGAAGCTCAGGACGCGGGTAGGGACAACGATCCTTGCGGCGGCAGTTGTTGATGATGTTCTGGGCATTATCGTCCTCACTATTCTCGTTGGCATAAACACTAGGGGAACCGTTTACATGGAGGATTTGATTCTTATAATAGTTGAAGCGGCTCTATTCTTCCTCCTGGGCCTTCTCCTCGGAACGCCGGCCGTAAGAAGGATTTTAGAAGCTTCCAAGAGAATAACGCTTCCAGAAACTGTTACGGCTATGGCCGTGGCCATAATGTTGATATTCGCTTCCATAGCCGAGCACTTTAAGATAGCCGGGATAACGGGAGCGTACCTTGCAGGCATCCTAATTGGAGCTTCCGGAGAAGCCCGGAAGATAACCGACAAGATGGTAACCATAGGTTATTCTCTCTTTATCCCCATATTTCTCGTCAGCATAGGGATCGAGAGCGACGTAAGGGTGCTTACCCATGCCGGAACCTTCGCCATCCTCTACGCTTTCCTCGGGATAGCCGGAAAGGTTGTCGGCTGTGGAATTGGAGCTCTAGCAATGAAGTTCACGCCTATCGAAGCCCTTCAAATTGGTATGGGGATGATACCAAGGATGGAAGTCGCCCTGATAATGGCCAATGTTGCCCTCAGGGAAGGAGCGTTTGATAGGGGGACGTTCGCAATTCCCGTGACGATGGTCATCATTACAACTATTGTTACGCCATTCCTCCTTAAATGTGTGTTCACGAGGGAGTAG
- a CDS encoding tRNA (adenine-N1)-methyltransferase — protein sequence MIKEGDKVLLVDPRGKKYLITVRPREFHTDLGVLKLNELIGKEFGDVIRSHKGAEFRVLRPRINDFIEKMRRGPQIVHPKDAALIVAYAGISPGDFIVEAGVGSGALTLFLANVVGPEGRIVSYEIREDFAKLAWENVRWAGFDDRVTIKLKDIYKGIDERDVDHLVLDLPQPERVLEHALEALKPGGFFVAYTPCMNQVMRLYEKLEEFKDRFSRARTIEVLVREQEVKRECMRPKTTMLAHTGYITFVRKL from the coding sequence ATGATAAAAGAAGGGGACAAGGTTCTTCTCGTTGATCCGAGGGGAAAGAAGTACCTGATTACAGTTAGGCCTCGCGAGTTCCACACCGACCTCGGCGTTCTCAAGCTTAACGAGCTAATCGGCAAGGAGTTCGGGGACGTGATTAGGAGCCATAAGGGAGCCGAGTTCAGGGTTCTGAGGCCAAGGATAAATGACTTTATAGAGAAAATGAGACGTGGGCCCCAGATAGTTCATCCAAAGGATGCCGCCCTCATAGTTGCTTATGCCGGAATATCCCCCGGGGACTTCATAGTGGAGGCGGGGGTAGGTAGCGGGGCCCTGACGCTCTTCTTGGCCAACGTCGTTGGTCCGGAGGGCAGAATAGTGAGCTATGAGATACGGGAGGACTTCGCGAAGCTGGCCTGGGAGAACGTCCGATGGGCAGGTTTTGACGACCGCGTCACGATTAAGCTAAAGGACATCTACAAGGGAATAGATGAGAGAGATGTGGACCATCTCGTTTTGGACCTACCCCAGCCTGAGAGGGTGCTGGAGCACGCCCTTGAGGCCCTGAAGCCCGGTGGGTTCTTCGTGGCCTATACACCGTGTATGAATCAAGTCATGAGGCTCTACGAAAAGTTGGAAGAGTTCAAGGATAGATTCTCTAGGGCCAGGACGATAGAGGTTCTCGTGAGGGAGCAGGAGGTCAAGAGGGAGTGTATGAGGCCGAAGACTACGATGTTGGCCCATACGGGCTACATAACCTTCGTGAGGAAGCTGTAG
- a CDS encoding cation:proton antiporter: MFISLLFVEVGMGIELDYMHSAGLFALIYSVAAILSFSGDRNWHENGCGIIPAIAMRNGVVGPNALAILISMVFVTTIITPPLLKKDRST; this comes from the coding sequence TTGTTTATCTCTCTGCTCTTCGTGGAAGTCGGGATGGGAATTGAGCTGGACTACATGCACAGCGCTGGGTTGTTTGCTCTAATCTATTCTGTCGCCGCCATACTCAGCTTCTCTGGGGATAGGAATTGGCATGAGAATGGGTGTGGAATTATACCGGCCATAGCGATGAGGAATGGAGTTGTAGGCCCTAATGCACTGGCGATCTTGATATCCATGGTGTTCGTGACGACGATAATAACGCCGCCGTTGCTGAAGAAAGATAGGTCTACATAA
- a CDS encoding DUF257 family protein, with translation MLPGQVGKIIMDKIRNGDVVLIEYPSTFPSHRLLWETLIPELAEGFDIVIDDFFGVGDLLFRAYIRRITAEEYKKIMDIVGSVKVVKIGPGKVSYGRLVEEIPLTYDVSEFIKLYYPSIRKVISKASKKVVFITVGLSEYLYFGGDKALQTILFSRSSLPIEDWTSIYLLNTSLVPAQALAALEEISPLIISSEPSGKVVIKKG, from the coding sequence ATGCTCCCTGGACAGGTTGGTAAAATAATCATGGATAAAATTAGGAACGGGGACGTTGTCCTAATCGAGTACCCGAGTACGTTTCCAAGCCATAGGCTCTTATGGGAGACCCTTATTCCCGAGCTCGCCGAAGGATTTGACATCGTCATAGACGATTTCTTCGGAGTCGGAGACTTACTGTTCAGGGCTTATATCAGGAGGATAACGGCCGAAGAGTACAAGAAGATAATGGACATCGTTGGGAGCGTTAAGGTTGTCAAGATAGGGCCCGGAAAGGTCAGCTATGGTCGGCTGGTCGAGGAAATTCCCCTTACCTACGATGTCTCCGAGTTCATAAAGCTCTACTACCCGAGTATAAGGAAGGTCATCTCGAAGGCCTCGAAGAAAGTTGTCTTCATAACTGTGGGCCTTTCCGAGTACCTATACTTTGGGGGTGATAAAGCCCTCCAGACGATTCTCTTCAGCCGTAGCAGCCTTCCCATAGAGGACTGGACGTCAATCTATCTGCTTAACACGTCCCTGGTCCCGGCCCAGGCCTTAGCGGCCCTCGAGGAGATAAGCCCCCTTATAATATCTTCCGAGCCCTCCGGCAAGGTGGTTATCAAGAAGGGGTGA
- a CDS encoding ferritin-like domain-containing protein: protein MGRALELFMERVSVEEEVRKTLREVLNRPIKEILSYVIMSEKDATSMYNYLYQKIPMDYAKETFKKFVEMEASHDRKVMSIFNSLFPGEEPPKVPFKSWTEIFAEKDFRLNTVKDYLDILKIAMDSEILAEKVYQFLEERLEDPAHKRIMLELAQDEREHYEFIKKEYELCSKIEAEMSLKELVKELMRDKKSQ from the coding sequence ATGGGCAGGGCATTAGAGCTTTTTATGGAAAGGGTAAGCGTGGAGGAAGAAGTTAGGAAAACGTTACGTGAAGTTTTGAATAGGCCCATAAAAGAAATCCTAAGCTACGTTATAATGAGCGAGAAGGACGCAACGTCGATGTACAACTACCTCTATCAAAAGATCCCTATGGACTACGCCAAAGAGACCTTCAAAAAGTTCGTTGAGATGGAGGCGTCTCATGATAGGAAGGTTATGAGCATATTCAACTCACTCTTCCCGGGAGAAGAGCCTCCAAAGGTTCCCTTCAAGAGCTGGACGGAAATATTTGCTGAGAAGGACTTTCGGCTAAATACCGTGAAGGATTACCTAGACATATTGAAGATAGCCATGGACTCCGAGATTCTTGCGGAGAAGGTTTATCAGTTCCTTGAAGAACGCCTCGAGGATCCAGCCCATAAGAGAATCATGCTTGAACTTGCCCAAGATGAAAGAGAACACTACGAATTCATAAAGAAAGAATATGAACTATGCTCAAAAATTGAAGCTGAAATGAGCCTAAAAGAGCTCGTGAAGGAGCTGATGAGGGACAAAAAATCTCAATGA
- a CDS encoding methyl-accepting chemotaxis protein has product MEFKRKLTLAIAIPLILVVLSAILVQQIATHNLASDLEKTIQAVKTETSASGTVTLEEHLASALSKLRRTLWISIGVMAITAAVSGGVAYWLMKSALGPVIQMTRVAETIAEGRLKEAENLISRIKYFERDEIGKLLEAFKTISTDVLQTLEVITERMEKIAKGDIAEELTLHARGDFETILNAMRKTIGQLRSLMKTVKDLALTLEKRADELTRIATEITEAVNQVAEAIQQVSTEAQRQQESITMVMEGMNTTAEVSQKTVEAMEEFSNVVENVIGIAREGKEKGERAISQVGEIQDAMKVIMDAVLEVAEMSKKINEITNAIANIAEQTNLLALNAAIEAARAGELGRGFAVVAQEVRNLAEESKNAADNIKRIVNDIFSFQASPFRAGYSVREFGS; this is encoded by the coding sequence ATGGAATTTAAGAGGAAGCTGACATTGGCAATTGCAATTCCCCTAATTCTCGTTGTCTTGAGTGCAATACTGGTGCAGCAGATAGCTACGCACAACCTGGCTTCTGACCTTGAAAAGACAATACAGGCCGTTAAAACGGAGACCAGCGCGAGCGGAACCGTGACGCTCGAGGAGCATCTTGCCAGTGCACTTTCCAAGCTTAGGCGGACCTTATGGATAAGTATAGGCGTCATGGCAATAACGGCGGCTGTGTCCGGAGGTGTCGCTTACTGGCTCATGAAATCGGCCCTTGGCCCAGTCATCCAGATGACAAGGGTGGCCGAGACGATAGCGGAAGGAAGACTGAAGGAGGCGGAGAACCTCATAAGTAGGATAAAGTACTTCGAGAGAGATGAAATAGGAAAGCTTCTCGAGGCCTTTAAGACGATATCCACCGACGTTTTGCAGACACTGGAAGTTATCACTGAGAGGATGGAGAAGATAGCAAAGGGAGACATCGCGGAGGAGCTCACTCTCCATGCAAGGGGTGACTTCGAGACAATCCTGAACGCGATGAGGAAAACCATAGGACAGCTCAGGTCTCTCATGAAGACCGTGAAGGACCTTGCCCTAACCCTGGAGAAGAGGGCCGACGAGCTCACGAGGATAGCAACCGAGATCACTGAGGCCGTGAATCAAGTTGCAGAGGCTATTCAACAAGTCAGCACTGAGGCTCAGAGGCAGCAGGAAAGCATAACGATGGTGATGGAGGGCATGAATACGACGGCAGAGGTTAGCCAAAAGACCGTTGAGGCCATGGAAGAGTTCAGCAATGTGGTTGAAAATGTCATAGGTATAGCGAGAGAGGGCAAGGAGAAGGGAGAGAGGGCCATATCCCAGGTGGGAGAAATACAAGATGCTATGAAAGTCATAATGGATGCTGTCCTTGAAGTTGCGGAAATGAGTAAGAAAATCAACGAGATAACGAACGCAATAGCAAATATAGCTGAGCAGACAAATCTTCTTGCCTTGAACGCCGCTATAGAAGCGGCTAGGGCAGGAGAACTTGGCAGGGGCTTTGCTGTCGTTGCCCAAGAGGTTAGGAACCTTGCCGAAGAGAGTAAAAATGCAGCTGACAACATTAAGAGAATAGTCAATGACATTTTTTCTTTTCAAGCCTCGCCCTTTAGGGCGGGGTACAGTGTTCGAGAATTTGGCTCTTGA
- a CDS encoding DUF257 family protein: protein MTILDVLEKKRISILVEHTSEDILGPTIFDIIKKVKDKYGDSIGIIITDFLDTLAIYKYQAELLDLDTSIIENAAIIKVGGKINVGNVLHKIPVSAYPVYKTLYEEALGKVLTTLPKGTFSINIQLGIENIMNIFDKKELIEQVHDIGEYIVTKEIDIRDIVFLNVDAIKKVSVEVLSMLRMIFPVVIRVIDDGHSFVVKKSVFPELKGARGKVIE from the coding sequence ATGACTATCTTGGATGTACTTGAGAAGAAACGAATTAGCATACTGGTAGAGCACACATCCGAAGATATACTTGGCCCGACGATATTCGACATCATAAAAAAGGTAAAGGATAAGTACGGGGACTCTATAGGGATAATAATCACGGACTTCCTTGACACCCTCGCCATTTACAAGTATCAGGCTGAACTCCTTGACCTTGACACGAGTATAATCGAGAATGCTGCCATAATTAAGGTGGGAGGAAAGATAAACGTCGGAAACGTTCTTCACAAGATTCCTGTATCCGCGTATCCCGTTTATAAGACCCTCTATGAGGAAGCGCTTGGAAAGGTCCTCACGACACTACCAAAAGGCACGTTCTCAATAAACATCCAGCTTGGCATTGAGAACATAATGAACATCTTCGACAAGAAAGAGCTCATCGAGCAGGTTCATGACATAGGAGAATATATCGTTACTAAAGAGATAGACATCAGGGACATCGTGTTTCTCAACGTTGATGCGATAAAGAAGGTATCCGTCGAAGTTCTCTCAATGCTTAGGATGATATTTCCCGTGGTCATCAGGGTTATCGATGATGGGCACTCCTTTGTCGTGAAGAAGAGCGTTTTCCCGGAGCTGAAGGGTGCAAGGGGGAAGGTGATAGAATAA
- a CDS encoding IS1/IS1595 family N-terminal zinc-binding domain-containing protein: protein MRIGYLKRDELKVRRFKCKRCGRTFTELEGTPLKGVHSLKNAVLVAYFKLELKVSDSLTAKVLEIPQSTIKRLSKNIHQHKKFFKTLLRILLDE, encoded by the coding sequence ATCAGAATTGGGTACCTTAAGCGGGATGAACTTAAGGTTCGAAGATTTAAGTGTAAGAGGTGCGGAAGGACATTCACAGAACTCGAGGGGACACCACTTAAAGGTGTTCATAGCCTAAAGAATGCAGTTCTCGTTGCCTATTTCAAGCTCGAACTCAAGGTAAGTGATAGCCTCACAGCCAAGGTTTTGGAAATTCCACAGTCAACTATTAAGAGACTATCAAAGAATATACATCAACATAAAAAATTCTTCAAAACTCTGCTGAGGATATTACTAGATGAATAA
- a CDS encoding Lrp/AsnC family transcriptional regulator, with protein sequence MVRAYVLLTVEIGKVEKVIGEIKKIPGVIKADAVTGPYDAIVHIEATDLGELTRKILHDIHNIDGVIDTTTAIVVELEE encoded by the coding sequence ATGGTTAGGGCCTACGTTTTACTGACGGTTGAGATAGGAAAAGTTGAGAAAGTCATAGGGGAGATAAAGAAGATACCCGGCGTTATAAAGGCCGACGCCGTGACGGGTCCCTACGACGCCATAGTCCACATAGAGGCTACTGACCTCGGAGAGCTCACGAGGAAAATACTTCACGACATCCACAACATCGATGGCGTTATCGACACGACAACTGCCATAGTGGTGGAGCTCGAAGAGTGA
- a CDS encoding methyl-accepting chemotaxis protein, whose protein sequence is MQRAVEETRKGVRVVDDSVDFLRETVGYLMTIGELLDDVEEKLKEIKDEVLMTQEKVEESKKALENLAASAEEMTASAEEVSASAEEQASALEEVKRNIAELRNIVRNLRQSVEFIKVETS, encoded by the coding sequence GTGCAGAGAGCCGTCGAGGAAACTAGGAAAGGGGTTCGGGTCGTGGATGATTCCGTTGACTTCCTAAGGGAGACCGTTGGGTACCTTATGACTATAGGAGAGCTACTCGACGATGTGGAGGAGAAGCTTAAGGAAATTAAGGATGAAGTCTTAATGACCCAAGAGAAGGTCGAGGAGTCTAAAAAGGCCCTTGAGAACCTTGCCGCCTCCGCGGAGGAAATGACGGCCAGCGCGGAGGAAGTCAGTGCAAGTGCAGAGGAACAGGCCTCAGCCCTTGAGGAGGTCAAGAGGAATATAGCCGAGCTTAGGAATATAGTTAGGAACCTCAGACAATCCGTTGAGTTCATAAAGGTGGAAACGTCGTGA
- a CDS encoding CBS domain-containing protein yields MRGKGVKAKIIMGKRKLVLLARKEDLSHNIRYISKVPVRIVMDKEFLKVRPETPLFELIGKFTSEETSAVVVDDRGRLVGFITMKDLLHYFTPPRRYSIVGLGFLKKYSLTRASRVEDIMVKKPITVHVDDNLGYAIKVMIETGKHHLPVVDDRGLVHGLLEVKDIIRLIRIVAL; encoded by the coding sequence ATGAGGGGAAAGGGGGTTAAGGCAAAGATTATTATGGGAAAGAGGAAGCTTGTCCTACTAGCAAGAAAGGAAGACCTCAGCCATAATATCCGCTACATATCCAAGGTGCCTGTCAGGATAGTCATGGATAAGGAATTCCTAAAGGTAAGGCCCGAAACACCCCTATTCGAGCTCATAGGGAAGTTCACCAGTGAGGAGACATCGGCGGTCGTTGTGGACGATAGGGGACGGCTGGTGGGATTCATAACGATGAAAGACCTCCTCCACTACTTCACTCCACCGAGAAGATACTCGATCGTAGGGCTCGGCTTCCTCAAGAAGTATTCCCTAACAAGAGCCTCGCGTGTCGAGGATATAATGGTTAAGAAGCCCATAACAGTCCACGTGGACGATAACTTAGGTTACGCCATAAAGGTTATGATAGAGACCGGGAAACATCATTTGCCCGTAGTAGATGATAGGGGACTCGTCCATGGGCTTCTCGAGGTCAAGGACATTATCAGGCTGATACGCATAGTGGCCCTCTGA
- a CDS encoding RAD55 family ATPase, protein MDFFATLPLDIEVLDKALGGGLERCSIISILYDAFSLGWALGFEMFKNLVNRDSFGVIHNYSLPAIKVLSRASFVGLNLQRLATNNNVKIIDIFGSKYSIPPFADYVIQVENPTEETLTPKIEHVYETEVYPTAGNRRIVKLVYTLDGVVTMFGEHVTIKLLNAEVAYLAKMYNRKNIITIFLLNTDVVSKRFVAWVSSISDTLIAFTSNLSRDGELVEKMTILKALTPEFEPMSYEFKVKSTGEGSSHSLTFTKKSKGH, encoded by the coding sequence GTGGACTTTTTTGCGACCTTACCCCTTGACATTGAAGTTCTAGATAAAGCCCTTGGGGGAGGACTAGAGAGATGTTCCATTATATCCATCCTTTACGACGCTTTCTCCCTAGGATGGGCCCTCGGTTTCGAGATGTTTAAGAACCTCGTCAATAGGGATTCCTTTGGAGTTATTCACAACTACTCGCTACCGGCAATCAAAGTTCTCTCACGAGCGTCCTTCGTTGGCCTTAACCTCCAGAGATTGGCCACCAACAATAATGTTAAGATTATCGATATATTCGGGTCAAAATACTCGATACCTCCATTCGCCGACTACGTGATACAGGTGGAGAATCCAACCGAAGAGACTCTCACACCAAAGATTGAGCATGTTTACGAGACTGAGGTATATCCCACGGCGGGCAATAGGAGGATAGTGAAGCTCGTTTACACTCTCGACGGCGTGGTTACAATGTTTGGAGAGCATGTCACCATAAAGCTCCTTAACGCTGAGGTTGCATATCTGGCAAAGATGTACAATCGCAAGAATATAATAACGATATTCCTCCTGAACACAGATGTCGTTTCGAAGAGGTTCGTAGCGTGGGTTTCGAGCATTTCAGATACACTGATAGCGTTTACCTCCAACCTATCGCGGGATGGAGAGCTTGTGGAGAAGATGACAATTCTCAAAGCCCTTACTCCTGAGTTTGAACCTATGAGCTACGAGTTCAAAGTCAAGTCCACAGGAGAAGGTTCCTCTCACAGCCTAACCTTTACCAAAAAGAGTAAAGGTCATTGA
- a CDS encoding RNA-guided endonuclease InsQ/TnpB family protein, whose amino-acid sequence MKRSVTVKLQPSKEQEKILFELAQATAIIWNKINYERLKQFKEFGKIDFNGTEKEAYYYFKDWIGGSTVQQLARKNAEAWRSFFSLNKKKKAGELLEWFKPKPPKFIKEEKRFIIPLRNDQYRIDGNVIELRRLGKFGRLRIQFKGRIHWKGKQGRLEIVYDDVKRKWYAHISYTVEEKFWKEWVRVPRQPLGSLTAGIDLGVNNLMAVYVENGKSFLVNGRPLKSIAFYWQKQIADYQSKLNKSSAKKSRKLKRMYQKAKLQAKHYINTAVRQTVEKLYQLGVSRIVVGYPKEIARNSDKGRKQNFLLSHVWRFNYVIKRLKEVAEEYGIKVVIVDEAFTSKTCPLCGQRHPNGRFVRGLFKCHREGVVMNADLVGAFNILKKVVRTITPSLPGLTAGRGNGGKAVPEGFREPLKGFLMETPQTSPSMARG is encoded by the coding sequence ATGAAGCGTTCAGTAACGGTAAAACTACAGCCCTCAAAAGAGCAAGAGAAAATCCTCTTCGAGTTAGCTCAAGCTACAGCCATAATCTGGAACAAAATTAACTACGAGAGGTTGAAGCAATTCAAAGAGTTTGGCAAGATAGACTTTAATGGGACGGAAAAAGAAGCCTATTACTACTTTAAGGATTGGATTGGCGGTTCAACAGTCCAGCAATTAGCAAGAAAGAACGCTGAAGCTTGGAGAAGCTTCTTCTCCCTGAACAAGAAGAAAAAAGCTGGAGAATTACTAGAGTGGTTCAAGCCAAAACCTCCAAAGTTCATTAAAGAAGAGAAGCGCTTCATCATTCCACTGAGGAATGACCAGTACCGGATTGATGGGAACGTTATCGAGCTGAGGAGGCTCGGAAAATTTGGTAGACTGAGGATTCAATTCAAGGGTAGAATTCACTGGAAGGGCAAGCAGGGAAGACTTGAAATTGTTTACGACGATGTGAAGCGAAAATGGTACGCCCACATCAGCTACACGGTGGAAGAGAAATTTTGGAAAGAATGGGTTAGAGTTCCGAGACAACCTTTAGGAAGTTTAACTGCGGGAATTGACTTGGGCGTGAACAATCTAATGGCTGTTTATGTCGAGAACGGCAAATCATTTCTGGTTAATGGAAGACCATTAAAAAGTATCGCCTTTTACTGGCAAAAGCAGATTGCTGATTATCAGTCTAAGCTCAACAAGAGTAGTGCTAAAAAGAGCAGAAAACTTAAGAGAATGTATCAAAAAGCCAAACTTCAAGCTAAACACTACATTAACACTGCAGTTAGGCAGACAGTTGAAAAACTCTATCAATTAGGCGTTAGCAGAATTGTGGTTGGTTACCCAAAAGAAATTGCAAGAAATTCAGACAAGGGTAGAAAGCAAAACTTCTTGCTTTCCCACGTTTGGCGTTTCAATTACGTCATCAAACGACTCAAGGAGGTTGCCGAAGAGTATGGTATTAAAGTTGTTATAGTTGATGAGGCTTTCACTTCAAAGACTTGCCCTCTCTGTGGCCAACGCCACCCTAATGGTAGGTTCGTTAGAGGTTTGTTTAAGTGCCACAGAGAGGGCGTTGTTATGAATGCGGACTTGGTTGGAGCGTTTAATATCTTGAAGAAAGTTGTTAGAACGATAACCCCGAGCCTGCCGGGTTTAACGGCAGGTAGGGGTAACGGGGGCAAGGCCGTCCCCGAGGGGTTCAGGGAACCCTTGAAAGGGTTCCTGATGGAGACCCCTCAAACCTCCCCGTCAATGGCGAGGGGTTAA